In Oryzias latipes chromosome 6, ASM223467v1, the sequence CTGACTAAAATCCTGGATCTGAAACCGCTGAACTCCAGTCAGCTAAAAGCGAAAACTCTTACTCAGGAAAGCGTGATTATCACGGGAAAGACTGATGCTGGAACAGGATTCAACGCTAAACGCGGAAGTCGGGGGCGGAGCTAACGTGTTTTTGTCCCAACTGAGCCACCGTACACAGAGGAGTGTATttatatcaattttttttaaggtaaacaCATAGTTAtagtcaatgaaaaaaaaactttagtgaaaatatttttgacttaaaaaagacaaaaaaataaaataagtcattaaaaataccatttttttttaatattgactGGACTACACTTCCCAAAAAATTAGTTTGTGTTACTATggcaactgttctttttttgttccgGGTTTAGGAACCAAAgtatctgctttgttttttgctaCCTAAATTTCAAACGGCAAAAATGGGTAACATTAAAATTATGCGACCAACGGCAACACGAGACAGTGAAAGTTAGAGGTTGTGGGTTTTCTGCAGTACGGTGAAACTTTGCAATGGCTGGGCGCCGCTGATGCGCGGGAGTTTTCAAACTGGGCGAGTCCACAGACCGTGGGTCCGTTTAAAGAGGATGCTAATCTGTGTGCTACTTAGCCACGGTTAGCTTCGTACATTTCTTACTTTACAGTGTTGTTAAATGCTTGCAACGTTACGTTAGACgcgtttctatttttttaaatattatttcgtgTAGCCATTTATGTTTCAACATGTACTTAGATAAACAGAATGCCACACGTAGTTTTAGCTAACTGGAGCCGCATCTTCAGATAGCCTTGTTTGTTGGTAGCGTTTGTTTTAACGCGTTCAAATAGGAGGATGTCCAGCtagacaaaatacattttttatcttcAATCAGGTAATACGTTACATTGGTTAGCTTCTACCTTCACCTGTGTGAGGTGACGCTCATTGTTTTTACCAATACTAGTAGTTAACCTTTGACACTAGCACGTAGCTCAGCTGGTGACTGAAGAAAAACATAGTCTAGACTGCTGTGTTTGAAAGGCAGGATAGCCACCTTATTCCTGTTTTGCTTCTCTTTTCCCAGCCCACCAGCAAGTTTTGCAGCATGTCCATAGACTTTGACAGTGCTGCTCTCCAAACTCAGCATGATGATGAAGAATATGACCAAGAGGACTACGCAAGGGAGCAAGAGGTGACATAATAATGTGAAAGCTAACCTCATTTGTGAGATGTAAAGGGTGGATGAAAACTAGATCAACAAAAGCATCGGACTGCATCTTTAAAATCAAGGGAGCAAGAGGTGATATAAAATGATAATATGAAAGCTAACCTCATTTGTTAGATATTAAGGGTGGGTGAAAATAAGATCAACAAAAGCATCGGACTGCATCTTTAAAATCATATTCAAACTGTCATTTATTTCTCACGCCTCAATCTGTTGAGCCATGACTGTGAGCTATTATTGGCTCCAGGGAGGACCTCCTTTCAGGTGTGTCATAAGCTTAAACAAGCTCTGCTGTCTCTATTTAAGTTATTTGGCCTCTCATGCCTGACCCCACTACACGgaacaaagcagaaatgctttaGCTAAAATTGTAATGAATTTGGCAGGACTCtgcaagtttattttgaaattttagcCCAATTTCAAGCAAGCCAGTGAAGTGGGAAATGTTGACCACCAGTAATCGGAATGTTTCTGCTCCAGTTAACCTTGCTATATGTTTGGTCTGAACAATGGAGTTCTTTTTGGAGCAAAACAGAGGAATAACACAGGGAGCTGACGGCATGCCAGGCAGGttttgaatatttccagcaGAAGGTCATCTCTCCAGACACTCAGACTGCTGATGGTTGTGTTAGAGCTCGTGCAGAAGAAGAGTTGTCTCTGTagtcagttttttaaatttataattgCACAAATGGGTCCTTCTATTGTGGAAGCTGTGGATGATTTGAGGACCATTCAACAATCCTTGTGGGAAGTAAGTCCAGCAGACACTGCTTGTTTAATCGTCTCTTTTTTTCCAGCACAGAGAGAagctattttaaacaaaatcttcTCAATAGTTGGTCTTATACAGAACTTTATTGCAAATAATGATTAACCAGTAACGGTTTCACATTGTTGAGAAGCTGTTAGTGGAGGTTGAGGCTTGTATCTCCCTTTCTTAGCTCATCAAGTATAAACAATCAtaattcaaatgtttaaaaatacaaaataaatcaaaatattattattttgctgTAGTTACAGTGTAACTTCAAATGAGCTTTTATGAAAATATGAGTTTAACTGCTGCTTCAGTGTGATTGATCTTGTGCAAATATAAAAGCAGCTTCTGTGCCTGTCATTGATTACCTCCgtgtgctttagtttttcaaccTGTGTTACTTTATAACTCTGTTGCTTGGCAACCTCAGTGACTCATATCTGTGctgtgttttctctgcagttGCACCAGCTGCTCACAGACCTGCCTGATGACATGCTGGAGGACAGCGTGGACTCCTCCTCCCCTGAGCTGGAGTGCTCCACCTACAGCAATAAAAACGCAGCCAACAGGTAAATGCATGCGGTGGACACATTAGTGCCACCGATTAAAGGTAAATTGCTCTGTTGTTTGATGCATGTTTGGTTTTTCAGCCCACGGGCTCAGTGGAACCAGCAGTGGTCAGatcacacccacacacaggTAAGACCTCACTTTTCCCTCTTGATAGATTTTTGCTTTCACCAATTAAACAAAAGATGAAATTatcattttgttactttttgGAGAACTTTGAGGATGACTATGATGGAAGCTCGCATGGTGATTATGCCTATAAAGATGGAGTAGCTGATATTAATGGGCATCACAGTCAAAATCAGCCCCTGCCTCATACCTGGACTCAGGAACATCAGTTTGGACCGGAGGATTATGAATACACAAACCGATGTACAGAGAACGAGGATTTTCCCATTCACTTTGAGCCGCAGTCAGCCCcggaaagaactgaaaatcaCATGGAATATAATGGAGTAGAGGACTACACAGATGAGCACAACTCCAGAAACCTCTTTCAAGTAAGTGATCAACAAAGAGAGGCTGCTGAGGTGGCTTGTCAAACAGATGAGACTGAAGTCAACGGTGTGATGATTTCTGCCGAAGATAAAATATACTCAACATGTGTGAATATATTTTTACCCTTTGGAGATCTTAGTTACAGTTTGTCtgtgtttctgaaaacaaacaaaataacaaggttttttttatttttaccagcaGTCAGTGGAGCTTAGTTCTATCTTTTTGAGTGAATTACAAGTAATCTCAGTTGTTAAATTATACAAAGATTTAGGAAATTATATCTAcaaacataacataaaaaatgaaatgatgccAAAAATGCTCATAATGTTTCAATATATAAgcttttctcatatttttttgtggaaaaaatggagAAGAAAGTAAAATGATGCCTATTGAAAACTGAAGTTTTTATGGGTAAATGTTTTACAATATATCTTtaaattatttgtaattttctcccattttttttaaaatatttttctgtgtttttttgacaaaatttgAAATGTGAGCAGGAGGATCAGCGTCTAAATCAGTATAAGGTCGGCTACAATCCACAGCATCCCGCCCATCTACCAAAGATGTTGAACTCTCAGTCCGctcagcaagaaggcccctatGACCAGCTGCAGAGACAGCTCCTGGATAAAACCCAACGTGAGTCTTGCAAAAGTTATTATTTAGAAATTAGGCTTCTGTGTGTGTTATCtgcttttctatattttttgcGTTTGTTCATAGTTTTCTGgtatggatttgtgtttcatAAGTTTTAGTCTCTGCTCTTGTACTTTCGTCTTTTTTGTTGCGATGAGTAGCTGGGATAAATGCGAACCTGGTGTAATTTAGAAAGTAGAATGTTCTGCAGGAGTTTGATGCTTCTGACtagatcaaataaaataaagggtaaacattataaacaaagtGGCAGAAATAGTAGAGagtcttgtttttctgtctctaaGGCTGGATTTTTCTAACTAGAAAATATGTGTCAAACTTTTGGTAAATCTCAGGCAGCCCCTGAAATGTAGTCCCAGTTTTACTAACTAAACTTTAGTTTTTACTAAGTAAAATCTAGATTAGTGTTAGTTTATATGTCAAAGAATTTTAGGTAATTGCATGTGATTAAAACCGCTCACAGTCAGACGTCTGATCTGCAAAAGATATAGAGATAGAGAAGTTCAAACCAAGACTTTTGGCGCTTTAAAGCTCTTGTAAGTAAATGAAAACGACCTCAATCGCAGTGCTCATAAGGCCAGACAGTTGCAGATAAAGTTCTCTGAAAAGATCGCCTGTCGGGTTAGTTATAGTTCTTCACACAGTATTCAAAAAATTGTAGGAAGTTATTGTGTTGATTAAGActtatttctttttactttttagaaaatgcggatcaggagcagatttctCAGCTTCAGATTTTGAACAAAGCTCAACAAAGACAGATTGAAGACATGGAGCGGAAGCTGGAGGATTCCCGCCGGAGTCTGCGATACCTGGAGCATCAGTTTGCAATTGTCAAGGGTACGTTTTACACATGGATATAGGTTTAATTATCACTTTATGCTATATACTATTATAGTAACCTATATATTGGAGGAAGATATTTCCATTGAATCTAAGGTTGTTATTTAAAATATGAGATTTCCTGGGAAACCTTTATGTTATTAGTGGAATTCTTCTCTGATAAGACCAGTTGTTTGTCTTCCAGTTTCTTCTTCACGTACATCTTTTCCTTGTTGTTATGCAAATTTTGGAATGGTATCTTACATTTTCCTCTTGAATAACAGATGAAAAGGACGGCCTTGCAGTCAGTCTAAAGGAATCGAGTCGACTGGTTGAACAGGCCAAAGACAGAGAGGCTCAGATGCAGAAAAAGCTAACAGCAGTGGAGCAGCAATTACAGACCCTCAATGAGCGAGACCAGGAGGTAAACACCGTCTTTTATCTTTATAGTTATTTCAATTGGTATTGTTCatactgcatttatttttttcctgtgttgGCAGAACGTAAAGAAACTGGGGATGGCAGACGCAGCTGTGGACAGCATGAAGCAGCAGATGCTGGAGCTTTGTCGCACTGATACCCTGTCCAGAGTGCGGGAGCAACATGACAGAGACATCACCGTcctgaaggagcagcacaacGCAGCACTGCTAGCACTGCAGCAGAATCTAGACTCGGCCTCTCGGGCTCTGAGCGAGCAGGTCTGCAGTTTTATCAAGCTGGACATTCATTTACCTCAATCAGACGTTATTTACGGTATAcgtgatttatttattgttgtttttctgatgcCTTCAGATTGATGCTGGTCAGAGGTTACGAGAGCAGGTGAAGCAGCTGGAGCGCCAAAGAGAAGACGAGCAAGTGGAGAGGGCTGGAGTCGTTAATTCTCTTACTCAGCGCCTGGAGGAAAGCCAGCAGCAGTGTGCCAGGCTGCTTCAGACAAGTGAGTGAAGAAGGAAGCAAGTAGTCGGTGTGTTCTGTTTACTTCCCTCTCACcggtgaacctttttttctgcagattcaGTTCAGGAGATGAAACAAATGGAAATCAAGCTGCAGCAGGCTCAGTCTTCCAAAGCACTGAGTGAAAACATGAACAAAGCTTTACAggtttgctcctgatttatcTGCCACTAAATCCACTCAAAGAGCCTCACCTTGAAGATCTACAGCATGCGATCAAAGTGTTTAATCTCCACGGAcatctgtgtgtgactgtgtgtcaTTTGCTTTTAAGACAGACAGTCTGGCGGACAGACACTAGTGGCAATGTGGCCGTCCTTGAACGCTGCATTAACCTTTTGAGTGTAAATAAAACCCTGCAGCTTAAACTGTGTTTGTTCTTGTCTTAAAGGAGGACATGGCTGATCTGAAGGAGCAGATCACTCTGTATGAATctgctgtgaaacatggagTTGTGGCGCTAGACCTCAGCAGTGAGTGGGACCATCATCTGTCCGAATCCTGTTTGGATTTGGGATTTAAGAAGGCAAAACGGAAGAATGGGATCCTTCACAGGTGTTCTATCATCACTCCCCTGTCTCCATCTGCTTCTGCTCTGTCTGAGCCTGTGGGCTTTCATCTGAAATCCAAatgaaattttttcttttcaccttCCCTGTAGTGTTGTGGCCCAGCAAGCAGATTCCAAGCTGCCCAAGGACGAGGCTTTAAGGCTTCTGCGGGCGGAGATGCAGCGCTGTCTGGGGTGCTTAAAGGGGAAGCGGCAGAAGATTGGTCAGCTGCAGGAGGAACTCCAGCAGCGCCAGGCTCAAGTTAACCAGCTGCAGACGGAGTTGGAGGAAGCAAAGCTTAACTCTGCTGTGAGAACTCCTTAAATCTATTTCTGTTAAACCATGTTACGTGCAGTTCCTAAAATATTaagaataaaaagcattttagtaTAAAAGGTCAATTATTGTAAACCATTTCTGTGAAAAGGGGAAAGAAAGCCAGATGAAGACGATGAGGACTCCGGACACTCAGGATTTAATTAAGCTACAGGAAGAAAAGCGGTGCctgcaggagcagctggaggtcagatacatttgtattattgctgtttgttttgtttgaattgTAATTTAAAGTCTTTCCAACGTGCAGCTTcttgaaaagcaaaacaaggaGCTGAAACTGAGCGAAGAAAAGGTAAAGTGTGCCAACACTGAACTGTGCACCAAAATGAGGCAAATGATCCAGGAGCTGGACCAGGAAAAGCAAGAAGCAGCAGAACGGTAATTCCAAGGAGACAAGAACATAAAGTTCtgaacataaagttcaaaaggATTATAAGCTACGTCtgcctttaatgtttttaaggtCTGAGCGGATTAATCAGCAGTATCGGGATGATGTGGTGAACCGGCTCAGAACCGAACTGGTGCAGGAACATGAAGCTCAGGTTGAAGAGCTGACTGCACTTCACCAGCAGCAGGTTCAGCAGCTCCAGTAAGACCTCTGCTCCTGTTGTTGAACCCTGCTGTGGATTCAAACCATGCGCGTCTTACTCCTGTGTCTGTTGTCTTCACAGAAAGCAGCTGTCAGAAATCAACGACAAAATGTTAGCCGTGCAGGAGTGTTACATATCCGTCTGCAGAGAGAAGAGCTTGCTTGAAGACACAATCAGCAACACGCAGAAGGAGAAGGAGACTGAAATCCAGCAGCTAGTGGACTCTCGTGTGGCTTTAGTTGAAGCTGAGTGGAAGGCGAAACATCATGAGgttcattatttaaaacataaaaaataacctTCAACCTTTATCAATAGTAATAAATATtgtcaaatgtgtttttcttttctcttcttggCAGATTGAGAAGGCCTGGACTAAGAAGCTGAAGGACTCTAAAGATCAACAAAGAGAGGCTGCTGAGGTGGCTTGTCAAACAGATGAGACTGAAGTCAACGGTGTGACGAGTTCTGCCGAAGTGCTGGACTCCAGGCTCACTGCCCAGAGACAGCAGCTCCAACTGGAAGCTGACAGAGTGCAACGGCAAGCTGTGGAGGATGCCAGGAAACACGTCCAGAGAGAGCTGCAAAAGAAGCACCTGCAGGACATGGCAAAGCAGGTCAGGGGAGACGCTCTAATCTCAGTTTAGTTTTCCTGATCTCTCAGTAGAAGGAAGCATTTACCACTGAACTTGGTAAAGATGATTTCCAGCCATTCCCACACACGGCCATGCCTCTGTCATGATTGTTGTAAGTCAaggcgcttttattttgaaggatctgatgttttgtttttttggctcatTGTTGTGGGTCAGGTTGAAGGAGCTGTAACTCGTGCTTATAATCGCTGGATCGAGGATCTGCCTTCTTTACCTGAATACAAAGCCCGTCTGCAAGCAGAAAAGGAAAAGTGGGAAATGTCGCAGGAAAAACTCAGAAAGCAGAGAGTatgacatgtttttattgataACTAAGTTGAaattgtgtatgtttttttctttgatgatgATTATTTTATGTTCCTGTAACTTGTTGCATTTCAGCTGTCCCAGGCTCTGAAGGATACAGAGGAGCAGGGGCACAGGGACCAGCCGGAGCAGCACAGCTCTGGAGCCAAGAGGGTGGAGGAGCTTCAAGAGGAGATGGGGGTTCTCAAGAGTCAACTAGAAGACGCAGCAACGGAGCACGCTGCCCTGCTGAAAGCTGAGCTGGCCGCAGCCAGAGCGGCCTGGAACAGAGACAAACAGCAGGAGATCTCCATCATCCAGGCCTGCAGCGAGCAGGCGTGTCAGTCTAAGCTGCAGGAGCAAAGCACGAGGATGGAGCAGGCTCTGCAGCAGGCCCGAGAGGACGCTGAGCTCCAGAAGAAAGAGCTGCTCCTACAGATGGAGGCCAGACTTGAGCAGACATTGAGGGCGCGAGAGGAAGAGTGGAGATGCCAGCTCTCAGAGAGGAAGACACTCCAGCAGATGAGAGCAGAGTTTCTTGCAGAACTTCAGTCTGGACTTGCAGAAGTTCACAACAGACTCTTTGAAACCACTAAAACGGATCGGGAAGAGACTGACAGCAGAACCAGTGGATCCACCTCAGAGGCGACCATAACCTGCATCATTGAAGCCTCCGTCAGAGATGTGGTGAACAGAGCTGTTTCAGAGGCTGAAAAGGAGTGGAAAAGAGTGAGTTACAGAGTAAAAAGGGATGTCTAATTGGTGATCTGGTAAAGAGTTTTTCCCTTCAAAAGACGAAAACGTTTTTAAGATTTCATTTCCACCCTCACAGATGAGCGAGGAGAAACTGAAGTGGGCCCTAAAAGAAGCTCAGGATCAGCATGCAAGAGAAATCCGCAAAGTTCAAAGTAAGCAGTTTACTCCTCAGAGAGAGCTGCTCAGCTCATGGAACGCTCCTCCAGAACATAACCCGTTTATCCTGCAGGCTCTTCATCCCAGAGGAAGGAGCAGCTGCGCTGCAGCAGAGACTGCTCGGAGGCGCTGAGCAAACTGCAGAAGAAGaaccaggagctgcagagaCATTTAGAGAAAGCCTGCCGCCAACTTCAGCATAGCATCCGGGAACACAAAAGATCCATGCAGCATCTAAAAGGCAGGTCATTTCCAAACATTCTAACATTTTTATGAGCTTTATTGTAATTATTTCTGACTGGTTCATTTTCAGATGAGCATGAAAGAAAACTACAGACGATGTCTTCAGATCATCTGCAACAACTAGAGGAAGTGAAGAGAGTCGCAGAAACGTCTGGGTTTGTACTCTTTTCTCAATGTTTCTCActtaaaatcaaacatttgccTGTTTCCTGTGTGAACTAaatatcctaagtttgatacgtctttgtatgaatgtaaaaCTGTTGATCGTTTTGTTTTgcgcattattcttgctttgattgcttaaagtaaaccatttcaaatcaaatcaaaaatatacTATATAGCACAGTaactaattctttttttaactttgagcTTTTAGGTATGGTACTTTAATTGCACTACTACATCGTTGTTCAGaacctttatttatgtttattttagcatttaatttcattttttgttggcAGATCTTAACATTCAGTTGTGTGCATTTatgtagaaaaaacaaagacaaactttttGTAACATTCATATTCTTAATTCTATTCTGGGAGATTTAAAGTGAATTATAAACGtaatatgcatttatttttttaaaccatttttagacagattttctttcataTAAATCTttagatatttttcttttcagcagAAGTTCTGACCAACAGAGTCTTCATCAAGGCCTGGAGGAGATGAAGCAGCAGTATCTGACCACCGTAGAGAAGATCAGAGGTTTGTTTCATTCGTTCTCTTTGCATTATGTCATCCAGAGGGTCTCCACTCACCAAAGTTATCCTTTAAATTCtttcctcttccttttttttctgtcaggagACATGTTGCGTTACCTCCAGGAGAGCCGGGAGCGTGCAGCAGAGATGATCCGTACTGAGGTGCAGCGGGAGAGGCAGAACACAGCCAGAAAGATGCGGCACTATTATCTGACCTGTCTGCAGGAGTTACTGGAGGACGGGGGGAAGACGACAGGGCAAGACACTATAATTGCCCTGAACCTGTTTGCTGGCCTCGCTCCGGCTCCTCGGGCTAATTACATCGATCCTCCTGttctctgcagagctgaaaAGAAAATCATGAATGCTGCAAGCAAGCTGGCGGCTATGGCTAAAGTGCTAGAAACTCCAATCAGAGCTAAATCGGTAAAGAAGCCTGGTTCATCAGGTGAGTTCTGCAGCACCAAACCAGCatctttttccttcaaaatattTCATGAGGTCTGATTTTGTTTCGTGGTGTTGGCAGCTGTGTCCACCGCCATCTCTGGCAGCCAGCCGAGCAGAAGCGCAGCTTTCAAGAAGAACCCGTCGGCAGTACCGGAGCGTCCAGAGACGGGTCCAGAAGGAAGATCTCACGAGGGGAAGACTTCTGCTGATTCAAGGCAGAAAGCTAGTGCTCCAGTGAAGACTCAAGTTTTTAGCTTCCAGGAGGGCCCtgcatgtgaccaaggcttGGAATCCAGACTGCCTCGCACAAATCCATCATCTCCACCCAAAGCAGCTACTCAGTTCCACGTAGA encodes:
- the cep152 gene encoding centrosomal protein of 152 kDa isoform X4; the encoded protein is MVVLELVQKKSCLCSQFFKFIIAQMGPSIVEAVDDLRTIQQSLWELHQLLTDLPDDMLEDSVDSSSPELECSTYSNKNAANSPRAQWNQQWSDHTHTQNFEDDYDGSSHGDYAYKDGVADINGHHSQNQPLPHTWTQEHQFGPEDYEYTNRCTENEDFPIHFEPQSAPERTENHMEYNGVEDYTDEHNSRNLFQQEDQRLNQYKVGYNPQHPAHLPKMLNSQSAQQEGPYDQLQRQLLDKTQQNADQEQISQLQILNKAQQRQIEDMERKLEDSRRSLRYLEHQFAIVKDEKDGLAVSLKESSRLVEQAKDREAQMQKKLTAVEQQLQTLNERDQENVKKLGMADAAVDSMKQQMLELCRTDTLSRVREQHDRDITVLKEQHNAALLALQQNLDSASRALSEQIDAGQRLREQVKQLERQREDEQVERAGVVNSLTQRLEESQQQCARLLQTNSVQEMKQMEIKLQQAQSSKALSENMNKALQEDMADLKEQITLYESAVKHGVVALDLSSEWDHHLSESCLDLGFKKAKRKNGILHSVVAQQADSKLPKDEALRLLRAEMQRCLGCLKGKRQKIGQLQEELQQRQAQVNQLQTELEEAKLNSAGKESQMKTMRTPDTQDLIKLQEEKRCLQEQLELLEKQNKELKLSEEKVKCANTELCTKMRQMIQELDQEKQEAAERSERINQQYRDDVVNRLRTELVQEHEAQVEELTALHQQQVQQLQKQLSEINDKMLAVQECYISVCREKSLLEDTISNTQKEKETEIQQLVDSRVALVEAEWKAKHHEIEKAWTKKLKDSKDQQREAAEVACQTDETEVNGVTSSAEVLDSRLTAQRQQLQLEADRVQRQAVEDARKHVQRELQKKHLQDMAKQVEGAVTRAYNRWIEDLPSLPEYKARLQAEKEKWEMSQEKLRKQRLSQALKDTEEQGHRDQPEQHSSGAKRVEELQEEMGVLKSQLEDAATEHAALLKAELAAARAAWNRDKQQEISIIQACSEQACQSKLQEQSTRMEQALQQAREDAELQKKELLLQMEARLEQTLRAREEEWRCQLSERKTLQQMRAEFLAELQSGLAEVHNRLFETTKTDREETDSRTSGSTSEATITCIIEASVRDVVNRAVSEAEKEWKRMSEEKLKWALKEAQDQHAREIRKVQSSSSQRKEQLRCSRDCSEALSKLQKKNQELQRHLEKACRQLQHSIREHKRSMQHLKDEHERKLQTMSSDHLQQLEEVKRVAETSGRSSDQQSLHQGLEEMKQQYLTTVEKIRGDMLRYLQESRERAAEMIRTEVQRERQNTARKMRHYYLTCLQELLEDGGKTTGAEKKIMNAASKLAAMAKVLETPIRAKSVKKPGSSAVSTAISGSQPSRSAAFKKNPSAVPERPETGPEGRSHEGKTSADSRQKASAPVKTQVFSFQEGPACDQGLESRLPRTNPSSPPKAATQFHVDFVNLSVSGRNLELYLQGGEPSKADASPEPASRWKPFLVQEPPVREQKPTDWTATSCAVNLPRLSDFGRVEPVKPFSVSTVREAGELDSLTSDTPHLTFYEEMPRKPETFTPAKKSAHREPTPGSECGANRSGPLFSELRRRQQDSGFDSPFYQKGGAKDGQV
- the cep152 gene encoding centrosomal protein of 152 kDa isoform X5, whose product is MSIDFDSAALQTQHDDEEYDQEDYAREQELHQLLTDLPDDMLEDSVDSSSPELECSTYSNKNAANSPRAQWNQQWSDHTHTQNFEDDYDGSSHGDYAYKDGVADINGHHSQNQPLPHTWTQEHQFGPEDYEYTNRCTENEDFPIHFEPQSAPERTENHMEYNGVEDYTDEHNSRNLFQQEDQRLNQYKVGYNPQHPAHLPKMLNSQSAQQEGPYDQLQRQLLDKTQQNADQEQISQLQILNKAQQRQIEDMERKLEDSRRSLRYLEHQFAIVKDEKDGLAVSLKESSRLVEQAKDREAQMQKKLTAVEQQLQTLNERDQENVKKLGMADAAVDSMKQQMLELCRTDTLSRVREQHDRDITVLKEQHNAALLALQQNLDSASRALSEQIDAGQRLREQVKQLERQREDEQVERAGVVNSLTQRLEESQQQCARLLQTNSVQEMKQMEIKLQQAQSSKALSENMNKALQEDMADLKEQITLYESAVKHGVVALDLSSEWDHHLSESCLDLGFKKAKRKNGILHSVVAQQADSKLPKDEALRLLRAEMQRCLGCLKGKRQKIGQLQEELQQRQAQVNQLQTELEEAKLNSAGKESQMKTMRTPDTQDLIKLQEEKRCLQEQLELLEKQNKELKLSEEKVKCANTELCTKMRQMIQELDQEKQEAAERSERINQQYRDDVVNRLRTELVQEHEAQVEELTALHQQQVQQLQKQLSEINDKMLAVQECYISVCREKSLLEDTISNTQKEKETEIQQLVDSRVALVEAEWKAKHHEIEKAWTKKLKDSKDQQREAAEVACQTDETEVNGVTSSAEVLDSRLTAQRQQLQLEADRVQRQAVEDARKHVQRELQKKHLQDMAKQVEGAVTRAYNRWIEDLPSLPEYKARLQAEKEKWEMSQEKLRKQRLSQALKDTEEQGHRDQPEQHSSGAKRVEELQEEMGVLKSQLEDAATEHAALLKAELAAARAAWNRDKQQEISIIQACSEQACQSKLQEQSTRMEQALQQAREDAELQKKELLLQMEARLEQTLRAREEEWRCQLSERKTLQQMRAEFLAELQSGLAEVHNRLFETTKTDREETDSRTSGSTSEATITCIIEASVRDVVNRAVSEAEKEWKRMSEEKLKWALKEAQDQHAREIRKVQSSSSQRKEQLRCSRDCSEALSKLQKKNQELQRHLEKACRQLQHSIREHKRSMQHLKDEHERKLQTMSSDHLQQLEEVKRVAETSGRSSDQQSLHQGLEEMKQQYLTTVEKIRGDMLRYLQESRERAAEMIRTEVQRERQNTARKMRHYYLTCLQELLEDGGKTTGAEKKIMNAASKLAAMAKVLETPIRAKSVKKPGSSAVSTAISGSQPSRSAAFKKNPSAVPERPETGPEGRSHEGKTSADSRQKASAPVKTQVFSFQEGPACDQGLESRLPRTNPSSPPKAATQFHVDFVNLSVSGRNLELYLQGGEPSKADASPEPASRWKPFLVQEPPVREQKPTDWTATSCAVNLPRLSDFGRVEPVKPFSVSTVREAGELDSLTSDTPHLTFYEEMPRKPETFTPAKKSAHREPTPGSECGANRSGPLFSELRRRQQDSGFDSPFYQKGGAKDGQV